The proteins below are encoded in one region of Micromonospora sp. DSM 45708:
- the mdlC gene encoding benzoylformate decarboxylase — MATVREATYDLLRALGLTTVFGNPGSTEEPFLAGFPADFHYVHALQEASAVAMADGYAQGTGRPAHVNLHTAPGTGNGMGNLVTAWHNRTPLIVSAGQQTREMLLIEPRLASPRAVELAQPYVKWAHEPARAQDVPAVFMRAYAMAAQPPAGPVFLSLPMDDWDRPADPPPPVRTVATRIGPDPDRLRGFATALATARAPVLVLGAAVDRADAWPEAVALAERLAAPVWAAPAPERAVFPERHPQFRGVLPYAIGPLSAALRGHDVVLVVGAPVFRYYPHVPGDYLPADARLLHVTDDPDEAGRAPVGESLLGDAKLVMAALRELLPPADRPAPPPRDPPAPPEPAEPPSADALFAALASAWPADGVLVQESPSNLAALRRRLRIDRPRSYYTMASGGLGFGLPAAVGLALAERDTGRGRPVVAVIGDGSVHYSVQALWTAARLGLALPVVVPVNQQYAILKAFAELKHTPGVPALDLPGLDLTAVAHGYGCAAEVVASPDALGPALARALAADRPTVLPVPISTDVPRIL; from the coding sequence ATGGCGACGGTGCGCGAGGCGACCTACGACCTGCTGCGCGCGCTCGGGCTGACCACCGTCTTCGGCAACCCCGGCTCCACCGAGGAGCCGTTCCTCGCCGGCTTCCCGGCCGACTTCCACTACGTGCACGCGCTCCAGGAGGCGTCCGCGGTCGCCATGGCCGACGGCTACGCGCAGGGCACCGGGCGGCCCGCGCACGTCAACCTGCACACCGCGCCGGGCACCGGCAACGGCATGGGCAACCTGGTCACCGCCTGGCACAACCGGACCCCGCTGATCGTCAGCGCCGGCCAGCAGACCCGCGAGATGCTGCTGATCGAGCCCCGTCTGGCCAGCCCCCGGGCGGTCGAGCTGGCCCAGCCGTACGTCAAGTGGGCGCACGAGCCGGCCCGCGCGCAGGACGTCCCGGCGGTGTTCATGCGGGCGTACGCCATGGCGGCGCAGCCGCCCGCCGGGCCGGTCTTCCTGTCCCTGCCGATGGACGACTGGGACCGGCCCGCCGATCCGCCGCCGCCGGTGCGGACCGTCGCCACCCGGATCGGGCCGGACCCGGACCGGCTGCGCGGCTTCGCGACCGCGCTGGCCACCGCCCGCGCCCCGGTGCTGGTGCTGGGCGCGGCCGTGGACCGGGCCGACGCCTGGCCGGAGGCGGTCGCGCTGGCCGAACGGCTGGCCGCCCCGGTCTGGGCCGCTCCGGCGCCGGAACGGGCCGTCTTCCCCGAGCGGCACCCGCAGTTCCGGGGCGTGCTGCCGTACGCGATCGGGCCGCTGTCGGCGGCGCTGCGCGGCCACGACGTGGTGCTGGTGGTGGGCGCGCCGGTGTTCCGCTACTACCCGCACGTGCCGGGCGACTACCTGCCCGCCGACGCCCGGCTGCTGCACGTCACCGACGACCCCGACGAGGCGGGCCGGGCCCCGGTCGGGGAGAGCCTGCTCGGGGACGCCAAGCTGGTGATGGCCGCGCTGCGGGAGCTGCTGCCGCCGGCCGACCGGCCCGCGCCGCCGCCCCGGGACCCGCCGGCCCCGCCCGAGCCGGCCGAGCCGCCCAGCGCGGACGCGCTCTTCGCGGCGCTGGCGTCGGCCTGGCCGGCCGACGGGGTGCTGGTGCAGGAGTCACCGTCCAACCTGGCCGCGCTGCGCCGCCGGCTGCGGATCGATCGGCCGCGCTCCTACTACACCATGGCCAGCGGCGGGCTGGGGTTCGGGCTGCCGGCGGCGGTGGGCCTGGCGCTGGCCGAGCGGGACACCGGGCGCGGCCGGCCGGTGGTCGCGGTGATCGGTGACGGCTCGGTCCACTACTCGGTGCAGGCCTTGTGGACCGCGGCGCGGCTGGGCCTGGCGCTGCCCGTCGTGGTCCCGGTGAACCAGCAGTACGCGATCCTCAAGGCGTTCGCCGAGCTGAAGCACACACCGGGCGTACCGGCGCTGGACCTGCCCGGGCTGGACCTCACGGCGGTGGCCCACGGTTACGGCTGCGCGGCCGAGGTGGTGGCGTCGCCGGACGCGCTCGGCCCGGCGCTGGCCCGGGCGCTGGCCGCGGACCGGCCCACGGTGCTGCCGGTGCCGATCAGCACCGACGTGCCGCGGATCCTGTGA
- the smpB gene encoding SsrA-binding protein SmpB, whose protein sequence is MPREKGRKVVASNKKARHDYAILDTYEAGMALTGTEVKSLRAGRASLVDAFAQERDGELYLHGMHIPEYTQGTWTNHEPRRTRKLLLNRLEIDRLLGKTREGGLTMVPLQVYFSDGWAKVEIALAKGKKSYDKRQDLAKRDADREIQRAAGRRGKGMDD, encoded by the coding sequence ATGCCACGGGAAAAGGGTCGCAAGGTGGTCGCCTCCAACAAGAAGGCGCGGCATGACTACGCCATCCTCGACACGTACGAGGCGGGCATGGCGTTGACCGGCACCGAGGTGAAGTCGCTGCGGGCCGGCCGGGCGTCGCTCGTCGACGCGTTCGCCCAGGAGCGGGACGGCGAGCTGTACCTGCACGGCATGCACATCCCGGAGTACACCCAGGGCACCTGGACGAACCACGAGCCCCGGCGGACCCGCAAGCTGCTGCTCAACCGGTTGGAGATCGACCGGTTGCTCGGCAAGACCCGGGAGGGCGGCCTGACCATGGTGCCGTTGCAGGTCTACTTCTCGGACGGCTGGGCCAAGGTCGAGATCGCCCTGGCCAAGGGCAAGAAGTCGTACGACAAGCGGCAGGATCTGGCCAAGCGGGACGCCGACCGGGAGATCCAGCGGGCGGCGGGCCGGCGCGGCAAGGGCATGGACGATTGA
- the ftsX gene encoding permease-like cell division protein FtsX has translation MRMKYVLSEVLVGLWRNVTMTVAMIITMAVSLFMLGGSGLLYQKVGDMKDLYYENVQVSIFLKTDVQEQQRTDLETKLKADPLVKDVTYVNKDEAYKRFQQMYADAPDLVNAVKADQLPESFRITLNDPQQYKQIYDQYKAAEGIDTIVDQSKLLDKVFGVLTGIQNGALALAIVMAAAALLLVANTIQVAAYSKRREVAVMKLVGASNWFIQAPFVLEAVVAGLIGSILGLLALIGVKTLAAGSSMAALEGLITPISWSEIFLTFPLMAAVGGLVSAITAWVTLRFYLRV, from the coding sequence ATGCGGATGAAGTACGTCCTGTCCGAGGTACTGGTCGGACTGTGGCGCAACGTCACCATGACGGTCGCCATGATCATCACCATGGCGGTGTCGCTGTTCATGCTGGGCGGCAGCGGCCTTCTGTACCAGAAGGTCGGCGACATGAAGGATCTCTACTACGAGAACGTCCAGGTGTCGATCTTCCTGAAGACCGACGTCCAGGAACAGCAGCGGACCGACCTGGAGACCAAGCTCAAGGCCGACCCGCTGGTCAAGGACGTCACGTACGTCAACAAGGACGAGGCGTACAAGCGCTTCCAGCAGATGTACGCCGACGCGCCGGACCTGGTGAACGCGGTCAAGGCCGACCAGCTGCCGGAGTCGTTCCGGATCACGCTGAACGACCCGCAGCAGTACAAGCAGATCTACGACCAGTACAAGGCCGCCGAGGGCATCGACACGATCGTCGACCAGAGCAAGCTGCTCGACAAGGTCTTCGGCGTGCTCACCGGCATCCAGAACGGCGCGCTGGCGCTGGCCATCGTGATGGCCGCCGCCGCCCTGCTGCTGGTCGCGAACACCATCCAGGTGGCCGCGTACAGCAAGCGGCGTGAGGTCGCGGTCATGAAGCTGGTCGGCGCCTCCAACTGGTTCATCCAGGCGCCGTTCGTGCTGGAGGCGGTGGTGGCCGGCCTGATCGGCTCCATCCTCGGCCTGCTCGCGCTGATCGGCGTGAAGACGCTCGCGGCCGGCAGCTCGATGGCGGCCCTGGAGGGCCTGATCACCCCGATCTCCTGGTCCGAGATCTTCCTGACCTTCCCGCTGATGGCCGCCGTCGGTGGCCTGGTCAGCGCCATCACCGCCTGGGTCACGCTCCGCTTCTACCTGCGGGTCTAG
- the ftsE gene encoding cell division ATP-binding protein FtsE, whose amino-acid sequence MIQLEQVTKTYPKASRPSLDNVSVSIEKGEFVFFIGPSGSGKSTIIKLLLHEVTPNKGRVVVNGKDVTSMRSWKRPHFRRSIGCVFQDFRLLPNRTAYENVAFALEVIGKTKAVARRVVPEVLELVGLGGKEHRYPHELSGGEQQRVAVARAFVNRPLILLADEPTGNLDPDTSIEIMRLLDRINRTGTTVVMVTHDSNIVNQMRRRVIEIESGRIVRDQARGVYG is encoded by the coding sequence GTGATTCAGCTTGAGCAAGTGACGAAGACGTACCCGAAGGCGTCCCGGCCTTCGCTCGACAACGTGTCCGTCTCGATCGAGAAGGGCGAGTTCGTCTTCTTCATCGGTCCATCCGGCTCCGGCAAGTCCACAATCATCAAGTTGCTGCTGCACGAGGTCACGCCCAACAAGGGTCGCGTCGTCGTCAACGGCAAGGACGTCACGTCGATGCGTTCCTGGAAGCGACCCCACTTCCGGCGTTCCATCGGCTGCGTCTTCCAGGACTTCCGGCTGCTGCCGAACCGCACCGCGTACGAGAACGTGGCGTTCGCGCTGGAGGTGATCGGCAAGACGAAGGCGGTCGCCCGTCGGGTCGTGCCGGAGGTGCTGGAGCTGGTCGGTCTCGGCGGCAAGGAGCACCGCTACCCGCACGAGCTCTCCGGTGGTGAGCAGCAGCGTGTGGCGGTGGCCCGGGCGTTCGTGAACCGGCCGCTGATCCTGCTGGCCGACGAGCCCACCGGAAACCTGGACCCGGACACGTCGATCGAGATCATGCGCCTGCTGGACCGGATCAACCGCACCGGCACGACCGTCGTGATGGTCACCCACGACTCCAACATCGTGAACCAGATGCGGCGCCGGGTGATCGAGATCGAGAGTGGCCGCATCGTGCGCGACCAGGCCCGCGGCGTCTACGGCTGA
- the prfB gene encoding peptide chain release factor 2: protein MTAADYAEQLKELDATLRNIEAVLDLDKLREQKARLEQEASAPDLWDDQAKAQAVTSQLSYVNGEITKLGGLRSRLDDAGVLLELAQAESDPAALTEVESEITGLTKAIQEMEVRTLLSGEYDSREALVAIRAGAGGVDAADFAEMLLRMYLRWAERHGYPTEVYETSYAEEAGLKSATFTVKVPYAFGTLSVESGTHRLVRISPFDNQGRRQTSFAGVEVLPVVEQTDHIDIPENEMRIDVYRSSGPGGQSVNTTDSAVRITHIPTGIVVTCQNEKSQLQNKASALRVLQARLLERKRQEEQAKMAGLKTDAAGSWGDQMRSYVLHPYQMVKDLRTEQETGNPSAVFDGELDSFIEAGIRWRKQQQLSADGA, encoded by the coding sequence GTGACCGCTGCCGATTATGCCGAACAGCTCAAGGAACTCGACGCCACGCTGCGCAACATCGAGGCCGTGCTCGACCTCGACAAGCTGCGCGAGCAGAAGGCCCGCCTGGAGCAGGAGGCCTCCGCGCCCGATCTGTGGGACGACCAGGCCAAGGCGCAGGCGGTGACGTCGCAGCTGTCGTACGTCAACGGCGAGATCACCAAGCTGGGCGGCCTGCGCTCCCGGCTCGACGACGCCGGCGTGCTGCTGGAGCTGGCCCAGGCGGAGTCCGACCCGGCCGCGCTGACCGAGGTCGAGTCGGAGATCACCGGGCTGACCAAGGCCATCCAGGAGATGGAGGTCCGCACGCTGCTCTCCGGCGAGTACGACTCCCGGGAGGCGCTGGTCGCCATCCGGGCCGGGGCCGGTGGCGTGGACGCCGCGGACTTCGCCGAGATGCTGCTGCGGATGTACCTGCGCTGGGCGGAGCGCCACGGCTACCCGACCGAGGTCTACGAGACCTCGTACGCCGAGGAGGCGGGCCTGAAGTCGGCCACCTTCACGGTGAAGGTCCCCTACGCCTTCGGCACGCTCAGCGTGGAGTCCGGCACCCACCGGCTGGTGCGGATCAGCCCGTTCGACAACCAGGGACGCCGGCAGACCAGCTTCGCCGGGGTCGAGGTGCTGCCCGTGGTGGAGCAGACCGACCACATCGACATCCCCGAGAACGAGATGCGGATCGACGTCTACCGGTCCTCCGGTCCGGGTGGGCAGAGCGTCAACACCACCGACTCGGCGGTCCGGATCACCCACATTCCGACCGGCATCGTGGTCACCTGCCAGAACGAGAAGTCCCAGCTCCAGAACAAGGCGTCCGCGCTGCGGGTGCTCCAGGCCCGGCTGCTGGAGCGCAAGCGGCAGGAGGAGCAGGCCAAGATGGCCGGCCTGAAGACCGACGCCGCCGGCTCGTGGGGCGACCAGATGCGGTCGTACGTCCTGCACCCGTATCAGATGGTGAAGGATCTGCGTACCGAGCAGGAGACGGGCAATCCGTCCGCGGTCTTCGACGGTGAGCTGGACAGCTTCATCGAAGCGGGTATCCGCTGGCGGAAGCAGCAGCAGCTCAGCGCTGACGGTGCGTGA
- a CDS encoding PadR family transcriptional regulator, which yields MAESGVNPTAAALLGLLHDGPMTGGQLMAAAERRLAPYWSMTRSQVYRELPVLAEKGLVRLGKPGPRMSQPYALTAAGKRTFSRWLAENPGKDTIRNPVALRIAFGNLHSASQLKNLYASANEYHTEALAAVREQVKNAKKEGDGYDASALEFAVAYHRAALSWLKTAPAG from the coding sequence TGCTGCACGACGGCCCGATGACTGGCGGCCAGTTGATGGCCGCTGCCGAGCGCCGGCTGGCGCCGTACTGGTCGATGACCCGCAGCCAGGTCTACCGGGAGCTGCCGGTGCTGGCCGAGAAGGGTCTGGTGCGGCTCGGCAAGCCCGGGCCGCGGATGAGCCAGCCGTACGCGCTCACGGCGGCCGGGAAACGGACATTCTCCCGCTGGCTCGCGGAGAATCCCGGCAAGGACACCATCCGTAACCCGGTGGCGCTGCGGATCGCGTTCGGCAACCTGCACTCGGCGAGCCAGCTCAAGAACCTGTACGCCTCGGCGAACGAGTACCACACCGAGGCGCTGGCGGCGGTGCGCGAGCAGGTCAAGAACGCGAAGAAGGAGGGCGACGGCTACGACGCCAGCGCGCTGGAGTTCGCCGTCGCCTACCACAGGGCGGCGCTGTCCTGGCTGAAGACCGCGCCGGCCGGCTGA